Proteins encoded together in one Vitis vinifera cultivar Pinot Noir 40024 chromosome 4, ASM3070453v1 window:
- the LOC100264556 gene encoding uncharacterized protein LOC100264556, producing MKWLPWPSTSASRNFQVKVHGFKLQGFNLQDTESSQDKFMVLAMKLKRPCNSGLFSFHRKYQKFSSQVFLTRAESIEWHQEFDAVCSLSVSQKDHSLRPRHVSFSILHGEGRELKAKSVVLGKVSLNLAELASKMETDIQTKLPISLQVAGIAMEATLSVSVSFMELRNAQDSTQLGQNPTKSDHGDRFSRRLEGLNPNANNQKMNQEVSTDYSDESALFDSDDPSMESSSSTESGSSPSSDTQSDPVRMTGSWKRRRCFTPARTKVDPLIKNTRVVKDVNETNSGSTRKTDSEKPTFQSDSQYPKCNTGSWEVKEVESRDGQAKLKASVFFASFDQCSVQAAGQSACTALVAVVAHWLHSNQYILPTRSQFDNLLTQGSSEWRKLCNNHIYQGCFPDKHFDLETVLQADLRPLSVLPDKSLVGFFSPEKFVSLEGTVSFEGIWNEINGQNEDQEPRVYIVSWNDHFFVLKVEAQACYIIDSLGKRLFEGCNQAYILKFDGSAVMYGKAKKDGAINNEKGEIICRGKECCKEFIKRFLAAIPVGELEVEQKKGTVSLVTLYRRLQIDFHFTSSSPSSSFSPSIPATSSTSSLSSKE from the exons ATGAAGTGGTTGCCATGGCCGTCAACCTCCGCAAGCAGGAACTTCCAAGTGAAGGTCCATGGATTCAAGCTCCAAGGATTCAATTTACAGGATACAGAATCTTCACAAGACAAATTTATGGTACTTGCGATGAAGCTCAAACGCCCTTGCAATTCCGGACTCTTCTCATTTCATCgaaaataccaaaaatttaGCAGCCAAGTTTTCTTGACAAGAGCTGAATCCATTGAATGGCACCAGGAGTTCGATGCTGTCTGCAGCCTCTCTGTCTCCCAAAAGGATCATTCCCTTCGACCGCGCCACGTTTCCTTTAGTATTTTACAT GGAGAGGGCCGAGAATTGAAGGCAAAGTCAGTGGTTTTGGGGAAGGTTTCGCTGAATTTAGCGGAATTGGCATCAAAGATGGAGACGGATATTCAAACAAAGCTTCCGATTTCTTTGCAGGTCGCCGGAATTGCCATGGAAGCTACGCTTTCG GTATCTGTGAGCTTCATGGAGCTCAGAAATGCTCAAGACTCGACCCAACTCGGTCAAAACCCGACCAAGTCAGACCATGGAGACAGGTTCTCAAGAAGACTGGAAGGCCTGAACCCCAATGCGAATAACCAAAAGATGAATCAAGAGGTGAGTACGGATTATTCGGACGAGTCGGCCCTATTTGACTCGGACGATCCCAGCATGGAATCGAGCTCTTCGACTGAGTCGGGATCGTCTCCGAGTTCTGATACTCAGTCGGACCCGGTCCGGATGACTGGGTCGTGGAAGAGGAGGCGGTGTTTTACACCGGCGAGAACGAAAGTAGACCCGTTGATAAAGAATACTAGAGTAGTCAAGGATGTGAACGAGACGAACAGCGGTTCAACAAGG AAAACAGATTCTGAGAAGCCAACTTTTCAATCAGATTCTCAGTACCCAAAATGCAATACAGGCAGCTGGGAAGTGAAGGAAGTGGAGAGTCGAGATGGCCAAGCCAAGCTCAAAGCCAGCGTCTTCTTTGCTTCCTTCGACCAATGCAGTGTGCAAGCAGCAGGACAGAGCGCCTGCACCGCTTTAGTTGCGGTTGTCGCCCATTGGCTTCATTCCAACCAATACATCCTGCCAACAAGGTCCCAGTTCGACAATCTCTTAACACAGGGTTCTTCAGAGTGGCGGAAGCTTTGTAATAACCACATCTACCAGGGCTGCTTCCCTGACAAGCATTTTGATCTTGAAACAGTTCTACAGGCTGATCTTCGGCCTCTATCCGTCTTGCCTGATAAATCTTTAGTCGGGTTTTTTAGCCCAGAAAAGTTTGTGTCCTTGGAGGGAACCGTGTCATTTGAAGGTATATGGAATGAGATCAATGGCCAGAATGAAGATCAGGAACCAAGAGTTTATATAGTCAGTTGGAATGATCATTTTTTCGTTTTGAAGGTGGAAGCCCAGGCTTGTTACATCATTGACTCATTGGGGAAGCGCTTGTTTGAAGGGTGCAACCAGGCATATATACTCAAGTTTGATGGCTCTGCTGTAATGTATGGAAAAGCAAAGAAAGATGGTGCCATTAACAATGAGAAAGGAGAGATAATTTGTAGGGGTAAAGAGTGCTGTAAGGAGTTCATTAAAAGGTTTCTTGCAGCTATACCAGTTGGGGAGCTTGAGGTGGAACAGAAGAAAGGGACAGTTTCACTTGTCACTCTATATAGGCGACTGCAGATCGACTTCCACTTTACTTCATCTTCACCTTCATCGTCCTTTTCTCCTTCTATTCCTGCTACCTCTTCTACTTCCTCACTCTCCTCAAAGGAGTGA